In Brassica napus cultivar Da-Ae chromosome A3, Da-Ae, whole genome shotgun sequence, the sequence TTGAACTCTACCTGTTGAGATAATATCTTGCCAAATCATATTTCTTGATTTGGTTAGTTAATTAGCTCTGACATTTAACCAACCATCATTACTCACCAGACACGTAACTGTAGATATTTATCCAGAGATTATTGTGGTTACAGTAGAAAGCAAAGCATCACATTGATTCAAAAGATGCCAACACAAAAATTTTGGACCTAAAGTCAGGTCAGAGCTTTCTAGAATAATAGTtggaataaataattatattgttatatctatcattttgACTAATTTTCATTAAAGAATCGGTTGCAACTGTACATTCTCAAATGCACCGGTTTAGTTTGTGTTGGTAAAGACAACGtggggaaaaaaaaaggaaactataCATTCTGTTTGTATCAATTTGTAGAGATTAATAAAAACAAGAGTAGTTACTGAATCAGCAGAGCAGATTACATCAGATGTATGTGTGAGATCGCTTTTAACCACAACAGCCACCTCCTTGAGAGATCGTACCATCTCTTCCTCCAGCTGCACCTTGAGGACGCCCGTAGCCCACCTTAATGCCTGATGACTGCAAATTCCAACGAGATTAAGATCGCAAACAGAGAACATTTTGTGTCTTAAACAAGATTACAGCACCAGATTCAAGTGGGGTGGGGGGTTACCTCATTGGATACATCAAAGACACCGTCCTGAATGTTCTGGAGGATCTTTGCTGCTGTCTTTATGAAGGCCTGTTGATATTTGAATGAACATGTCATTTAAGAAAATTTCTCCAGAGTTTGTTGCGAGATTACAGTGTTAAATAACATGTGTAAAGAAGAAAGGAATGAAATGAAATGGAAGTATCATCATGACCTCCTCAACATTTTGAGCAGTTCTAGCAGAAGCTTCTAAGAACAAGAGTCCATGCTCTTTGGCAAACTGTTCACCCTCCTCTTTGCTAACAGCTCTCTTGTGAGCGAGATCGCATTTGTTGCCAATAAGCATAATACTCATGTTGGGATTAGCATGTTGCCGAGCATCCTCTAACCAGCTCGCCAGATGGTTAAACGTCTCTCTCCTGCAATCCAAAAACAGCACACCTTTGATGGGATGAACGATCTTTCCATTCCAAGACTGTTAGCAAGATGATGAAAGAAAGAGTAACCTGGTGATGTCGTAAACAAGCAAAGCTCCAGCTGCTCCTCTGTAGTAGGATCTGGTGATGGATCTAAACGACTCTTGTCCAGCCTACAACATCATATGCACATTACTGATGGTGATTAATGAGATAACATGTCAATTACATCTTCAGCAACACAATCCTAACAGATAAATTATAGCCTAAACTAGACGAGAGcagtaagagagagagaaagaagcgTACGGTGTCCCAAATTTGGAGTTTGAGGGGACGTCCAGCGACGGTGACCATGCGAGCACCGAACTCGACACCAATGGTGAGATCGTGGACTGGTTGGAACCTCTTGTCAGTGAATTGCAGAAGCAAGCATGATTTTCCCACACCTGAACGAGAAGATAACGACATCGATCTAAGCTAATGTtaataaaaatcgaaactttgctgaaactctctctctctctctctctctctctctcacctgTGTCGCCGATGATGATGTACTTGAAGAGGTAATCGTAAGACATGGCTCTGATGATTGATGAATTTGCCCAAAAGGTGGATGCTTTTGAACTTTTCTGGGTTTTGATGTTTATCCGAGTTGTGGAAGTCtgaaagagaggaagaagagatggagaGTACACGTCACCGACGGTTCCGTGGAGAAACCTATCTATCTCCTCCTTTAGGCTTTAAGACTTCGTTAGTTTTGGGCTTGGAATCTATTTTTTCGAAGTTGCGGGGtctttttgtaagtttttataTCTCCTTGTGTAACTTTTGTTACGTCACTGCAAAATGTGTTCGTATAACTTTTGTTACtgtcacatatatatatgtgttcgTATAACTTCCCCTTTTATATAGTTGCAATAATGTTCTTTCAATCCCACTTCTAAGACCATCTCCGATGtaactctattttttcttctataatttacacaaaaatagagtaactctattatagtgtaacttttgctccaatggtgttactctataatagagttactctattatagagtgaaatatagaggaatGTCACTTTttcactccaaatatagagtaaaatatgacattcctctatatttcactctataatagagtaactctattatagagtaacaccattggagcaaaagttacactataatagagttactctatttttgtgtaaattatagaggaaaaaatagagtgccCTTGGAGATGAGACCATCTCCGatggtttactctattttcCACGTCAAAATATAGTAACTTTATAATAACTAGGtccttgtccgcgctacgcgcggatagtattttgttttttttcatatttttgtactattatgtcaattgtttagttttataaaatgttatgtttttattgtaaatttggaattaaaaatctagtttttccttactgtaaagtaagttaatttttttgaatcttaccacaacacattatacataaagagaatatagttggtctttatattcttatttggtgtaatattgaaaattttgatggtttttttaaattatatatattaggattgattttcgtgactatattctataattgtctaaaaaaattgtttgttctatatagacatccacataaatatggacttctgataaatttgttcattgagatatttagtttcacttttaactttattctcttttttgaCATCCTCATGCTAGCTTGTGGGGCTAGCCAACTTGGTGCAAAATGGTTTACAAAAGCTGATTGAGATGCGCGTGATCGGACACCTTTTGCTAGGCTATTCATACGGAATTTTAAAGCTCTAGGAATATAAGCAATAGAAAGTTCAGAAAATTCTTTAGATACAGCCTGTATTTCGTTGAGCTCCGAGTCCAACACAGGCCAATCTTTCTCCTTTTGAATAAGCATAACCAGTTGTTCACAGTCGATTGAAAGATCATCTCTCTGTGTCTAAATTTCAGTATCACTTGCATTGCCCCCATAGCAAACCTTCAGCTTCCGCTTACAGTGGTGATTTGGTGCGTGTATATCGGTCCTTACTCCAAACAGCATTGGAAAGTCACCATCCATTAACACAAATCCAAGTCAAGATATGTCTCTTTCATTTATCCAGGATGTCTAGCAGGAGCGTTTCTTTGCGAAAGAACAGTTGTGTCCGTTACCTCAACTCCCATGTCAATCTCCATAATCTTGTCTACACGTTGAGTTATCCTCCAACACTATGCTTCAATTTTATTCGCTAATGGGAAAAACATAATTCCTACGACACTattaatgattgtttttttttgttagaccGATACGGcaaacttatgttttatttaacaaaactcttattttaattttgtattaaagaatcaattatattttatattatccataattttagtaaatttacttatttgtcatgtttttattaggttttcgctaaatcattgatttattatttatttttagctaagtcactaatttattaatttaaaaatacccttaattaatattatatatatatattaaaaatgaattttttattagtaatattaaatttctattttatattaaaatttagttagtttttattatttgtcatattttattaggttttagacttttagataggttattgatttattattaatttctaactgattcgctaatgtgttaattaaaagaatactcttaatgaattttatatataattaaaaacgaattttattttaatcatataaaatttatatgttatattaatattaaataaatgattttaaaataatataataaaattatcaaaaaaaattaaaataagataattcttatttatattttgtagctatctgaaaacaataattttattataaaagttaaaaagatacaaaaaattataattaaatattattcaagaaaaaaacatttatataaagatattttctaaactatttctaagatatgagtgttttaaaaaatttaacacggGATGTTTAGAACACGGGATTATGCTTATGAGAGAGTGGCTCGGGAATGGGCTTCGAGATGGGTCGTCATGAGAGAAAGGTAAATGGGGGAGACGGCGATTAGGTTATTCAGAGGATGAGAAAGCTGTGTGCGCTTTGGCTTGAGTCTCAACAATACGTAGATTAGGGTTAATGGGCTGGGCTGGGATAAAGTGAATTATCATATTGATGGGATTAATGGGCTGGGCTGGGTGAAAGTGAATTATCTGAGTTTGGCTTCACTTCGGCTGATGGCGCAAAACAAAAATACGGAGTCGGAGAATGAGTTAGCGCACAGGAAGCCCGATCGTGATTTTAATTTGAAGCCTAATCTGGCAGTGACGTGGCAATTTGATTGGCCCTGATTATTTTGAGCATGTGGCTAGCTTTAGGAAGCTTAAAaatagtcccttttatatagtgggaTTAATAAAGTTCAATAGAATAGTATtctattttatagtaaaaaatagagtgatgaacaaaaaaaaatttattttatattaagagtaaacctattttttaccctattatagagttgaaaaTAGAATACTAAtgaagtatttttatttaaaactctattttagaatgaaaaataaagtggagtcggagatgctctaaatacaaaaattaagaCTTGTTTTTGGAGAATATATAGGCTCTTtctttcagttttaatattaatcagctgttaaaaaaaaaaagcttctcCACTCATTATTAATTTTCTGTaacttctaatttatttttgtcaacaacCATGGACATCCTAAATAAAAAATGACAACATAACTAGTAGGACCAATAATATTAATAGTCAACTTAATTATATTTGAAACACTACGAAGTCTCTCCTTACCAAATATCGTTATATATAACTTAAttgaataatttattatttttgttcaaaaatgaataattaaGACGTTTTTTCAAGAATTAAAGctgtataaattaaaacatgATTTGAACCAATTTAACGACACTAATCTAATCGGTAAGATTCACTCAAGAAAACAAAGTGTGTTTTAGTGTGTTACTGTCAAGGGCGATATCGTAACTTCCAACTTAACACGGCGAAGAAAAATCAAAGggacatatataaaataaaaaaaaagggaaatgagagagagaggaggagactAGACAGCTCCCATCGTCTTTCTCCTTTGTGAGAAGAAttgctaactttttttttttggaaaacacCAATTTTCGCATTACTGAAACCACTAATAATCTCCTCGAGGCTTCGTCGGATTCTTCTCACGCAGCTAATCGTTTTTAATTTAGACATAACAGTGTCTCGATCGACTCGTCTCTaacaaaccctaatttttttgATCCCTTGAATCATGGCCTCCTCCGCCACTTCCACTAACCCtaactcttcttcctcctccgccGCCCAATCTCGCCGCCCCTCTCCCCAGGTTTCCTCTCCCTGGACTCTAATCGTCCGCGGCGGCGATTCACTCCCCACGATCGCCGCCGCCGCAGCAGCTCCTTCCTCTCCTCAATCGAATCCCCCGATCGAGCCGATTGCTGATGCGTCTGCTCCTCCGCCTGCTGCTGGAGAGGAGAAACCGGAGGGCAATGCTGGGAAGAAACCGGTTTGGAAAAGGCCTTCTAACGGTGGGGCTGCTGCTTCTGAGGTCGGACCTGTCATGGGAGCTTCCTCGTGGCCTGCTCTTTCTGTGGCTGCCAATAAGTCTTCCTCTGACTCTCTTAAAAGTCTCGGCGATGTAGCGCCGTCGCCGCCACCTGTCCTCGTTTCTCAGGTTTGATTCACTATCATGACTTTGTTATTGATTAAATGATCTTTCTGTTGCGAAAAGACTGTAACTTTGTATTATATTAGATTGGTAAAAACGTATTGGTTGTGTGTGTGGTCACTAGCAAGTAGCAACCTTTATAGCTTTTGATTATTTCTCTTAGTACCTACTTTGTTGAAATGAGTCTTAGCTCTTTGCAAAAGTCTTTCCTTTTGGGTTTTGTATACTGTAATGTATCAATGTTATGCGTCTTAATGCCTCTTGAGAAAGTTTACTCTGTTAAAAatccttcctttttttttatagtttgtgATGTTGATAACGAAATGCTTGTCTTGATGTAGTACACCTTCACTTATATGCATGTGTTATCCTGACTTGATAGTGAGAATTGGTTCTATGTCTTTGTTTCAGGGAATTGCTAATGCTTCTGTTCCTTCTTCTGCATCGAAGCCAGCGGGCCGTGCAAACCCCAATCCAACACCAAACAACTCGCGCCAGAGATCATTTAAACGAAATGGCGCTTCTGGATCCTCTGCTAATGGTACCGCTTCCCAACCATCAGTACAAGGCTCGCTTGCGGAATCGCCTTCGCACAACCCTTCTCCCAGAGGCCAGAACCAGAGGAACGGCTTTCCATCACACACCCATGGTGGTAGTGGTGCTGACAACGTATCTCAACGAGACTCGTACAGGAACCAAAACGGTTACCATCACCAAAGTCACGGCGGCAGGCGCAATCAGGAGCACGGGAATCAAAATTGGACTTTCAGCAGGAGCTTTAATGGGAGAGATGGGAATGCACAATCACAAAGAGGTGCTCCTCCAGCGTTTGTAAGACATCCACCTCCTCCACCTCTGCAGACAATTCCTCCTCAGTTTATGGCGGCTCACCCTTTTGCCAGCCCTCTGCCTTTCCCTCCTGGTGAGAcacattagaaaaaaaaatcaagtctttgaattttcatttattattctAATGCGTCTTCTTCGTTTCAGAACTGGCATCGCAATATTATCAGCGTATGCCTTTCGTTGCTCCTCTCTCACCTGGACCAGTGTTCTACCATGTCCAAGATCCTCCTTTGAACATAAAACTTCAGAAGCaaatacattattattttagGTAATACCTTCTTATTGAACTCTCTTGTTCTCCTTCCTAATTCTCGGCTGAGTGG encodes:
- the LOC106451458 gene encoding la-related protein 1C, whose product is MASSATSTNPNSSSSSAAQSRRPSPQVSSPWTLIVRGGDSLPTIAAAAAAPSSPQSNPPIEPIADASAPPPAAGEEKPEGNAGKKPVWKRPSNGGAAASEVGPVMGASSWPALSVAANKSSSDSLKSLGDVAPSPPPVLVSQGIANASVPSSASKPAGRANPNPTPNNSRQRSFKRNGASGSSANGTASQPSVQGSLAESPSHNPSPRGQNQRNGFPSHTHGGSGADNVSQRDSYRNQNGYHHQSHGGRRNQEHGNQNWTFSRSFNGRDGNAQSQRGAPPAFVRHPPPPPLQTIPPQFMAAHPFASPLPFPPELASQYYQRMPFVAPLSPGPVFYHVQDPPLNIKLQKQIHYYFSEENLIKDTYLRRQMDDQGFVPLPVIAGFNKVAELTESVQQIAEALQGSPVVEVQGERIRKRYSWQHWLIPQDPSSPQSVGAVASRVGNLALGESSAGPNGGSSSQLQPAGAENKAVSDGQQQFPGGVPGSNRNGSDGANR
- the LOC106451448 gene encoding ras-related protein RABB1b — its product is MSYDYLFKYIIIGDTGVGKSCLLLQFTDKRFQPVHDLTIGVEFGARMVTVAGRPLKLQIWDTAGQESFRSITRSYYRGAAGALLVYDITRRETFNHLASWLEDARQHANPNMSIMLIGNKCDLAHKRAVSKEEGEQFAKEHGLLFLEASARTAQNVEEAFIKTAAKILQNIQDGVFDVSNESSGIKVGYGRPQGAAGGRDGTISQGGGCCG